Proteins encoded by one window of Candidatus Zixiibacteriota bacterium:
- a CDS encoding NADH-quinone oxidoreductase subunit J — protein MSLDAIIFVLSAVVAVFGATMMIVQRNPVASVLYLIVSLIAQAVLYIQLGTAFMGAVLVIVYAGAILVLFLFVIMLLNLRGREDLGEGSAPLSRLTKYLVSLLFVVELVFVIRAGFFAETAVVGVFAGGAVADDFGSVEHTAGLLFTRYLYPFELTAALLLAAVVGAVAIAKRDRAEGPPAGAETRGRAEDAPPQTHKVES, from the coding sequence ATGAGTCTCGACGCAATCATATTCGTGCTCTCGGCGGTGGTGGCCGTGTTCGGCGCCACCATGATGATCGTCCAGCGCAACCCGGTGGCCTCGGTGCTCTACCTGATCGTCTCGCTCATCGCCCAGGCTGTCCTGTACATCCAGCTCGGAACGGCCTTCATGGGCGCCGTCCTCGTGATCGTCTATGCCGGCGCTATCCTCGTTTTGTTCCTCTTCGTCATCATGCTCCTCAATCTCCGCGGGCGGGAGGATCTCGGCGAGGGGTCGGCCCCGCTCAGCCGGCTGACCAAGTACCTCGTCTCGCTGCTCTTCGTGGTCGAACTGGTGTTTGTCATCCGGGCGGGATTCTTCGCCGAAACCGCCGTCGTCGGCGTCTTCGCCGGCGGGGCGGTTGCCGACGATTTCGGTTCGGTGGAGCACACGGCCGGCCTCCTGTTCACGCGCTACCTGTATCCCTTCGAATTGACGGCGGCGCTGCTGTTGGCGGCGGTCGTCGGAGCGGTGGCGATCGCCAAGCGCGACCGGGCGGAGGGGCCGCCGGCCGGCGCCGAGACGCGCGGCCGCGCCGAGGACGCCCCGCCGCAAACGCACAAGGTGGAGTCCTAG
- the nuoI gene encoding NADH-quinone oxidoreductase subunit NuoI yields MKDVLTALTNAVIKTPKGLLITLKHLFKKPVTVDYPRQKRPMAPRYRGRHYLERYDDGTERCVCCGLCAAACPADAIYMEPEENEKGERRARTYEINLLRCIFCGYCEEACPEEAIFLGQDYEFSSSDKSSFIWKKDDMLVAHPRRDNPFKRLYRRVRKVYGVADKVR; encoded by the coding sequence ATGAAGGACGTACTGACTGCCTTGACCAACGCCGTGATCAAGACCCCGAAGGGCCTGCTGATCACGCTGAAACATCTGTTCAAGAAGCCGGTGACGGTCGATTATCCCCGGCAGAAGCGGCCGATGGCGCCGCGCTACCGCGGCCGCCACTACCTCGAACGGTATGACGACGGCACCGAGCGGTGCGTCTGCTGCGGTCTGTGCGCCGCCGCCTGTCCGGCCGACGCCATCTACATGGAACCGGAGGAGAACGAGAAGGGGGAGCGGCGCGCCCGCACTTACGAAATCAACCTCCTCCGCTGCATCTTCTGCGGCTACTGCGAGGAAGCCTGCCCCGAGGAAGCGATCTTCCTCGGCCAGGACTATGAATTCTCCAGCAGCGACAAGAGTTCATTTATCTGGAAGAAAGACGACATGCTCGTCGCGCACCCGCGCAGAGACAACCCCTTCAAGAGACTCTACCGGCGGGTGCGCAAGGTGTACGGGGTGGCGGACAAGGTGCGATGA
- the nuoH gene encoding NADH-quinone oxidoreductase subunit NuoH encodes MLEAIIIAAVKVLAVLVAVLTGCAYATYMERKVLGHLQHRIGPSYAGPYGLLQPLADAVKLIFKEDVVPANAERVTYTLAPIASFVPAMLTFAVIPFTADFELFGRPIQGVISDLNIGILWVFAVTSLGVYGIVLAGWSSGSKYSLLGGVRSSAQMISYEISYGLTIVGVILIANTLSMRELVEQQASIADWFIWKQPLGFLLYLTCAVAETNRAPFDLPEAESELVAGYHTEYSSMRFATFFISEYGAMIAVSCVGTTIFFGGWQGPFLPPFLWFFLKVLAFMFLYIWLRATFPRFRYDQLMAFGWKVLFPLALLNSLVTAAFVML; translated from the coding sequence ATGCTGGAAGCCATCATCATAGCGGCGGTGAAAGTTCTCGCAGTTCTGGTCGCGGTGCTGACCGGATGCGCCTACGCCACTTACATGGAGCGCAAGGTGCTCGGACACCTCCAGCACCGCATCGGCCCGTCCTACGCCGGTCCCTACGGCCTGTTGCAGCCGCTGGCCGACGCCGTCAAACTCATCTTCAAAGAGGACGTCGTGCCGGCCAACGCCGAGCGGGTGACCTACACGCTGGCCCCGATCGCCTCGTTCGTCCCCGCGATGCTGACTTTCGCCGTCATTCCGTTCACCGCCGATTTCGAGCTGTTCGGCCGCCCGATCCAGGGCGTCATCTCCGATCTCAACATAGGCATCCTGTGGGTCTTCGCGGTGACCTCCCTCGGCGTGTACGGTATCGTGCTCGCCGGGTGGTCCTCGGGCTCCAAGTACTCGCTCCTCGGAGGCGTCCGGTCCTCGGCCCAGATGATCTCCTACGAAATCAGCTACGGCCTGACCATTGTCGGGGTAATCCTGATCGCCAACACCCTCTCGATGCGCGAGTTGGTGGAGCAGCAGGCGTCGATCGCCGACTGGTTCATCTGGAAGCAGCCGCTCGGGTTTCTCCTCTACCTGACCTGCGCGGTGGCTGAGACCAACCGCGCCCCGTTCGACCTCCCCGAGGCCGAGAGCGAGCTCGTGGCGGGATACCACACAGAGTACTCGTCGATGCGCTTTGCCACCTTCTTCATCAGCGAGTACGGGGCCATGATCGCCGTCTCCTGCGTGGGGACGACGATCTTCTTCGGAGGCTGGCAGGGGCCGTTTCTGCCGCCGTTCCTCTGGTTCTTTTTGAAAGTGCTGGCGTTCATGTTCCTCTATATTTGGCTGCGGGCGACCTTCCCCCGGTTCCGCTATGACCAGCTCATGGCGTTCGGGTGGAAAGTGCTGTTCCCGCTGGCGCTGCTCAACTCGCTGGTGACGGCGGCGTTTGTGATGCTCTAA
- the nuoG gene encoding NADH-quinone oxidoreductase subunit NuoG, whose translation MAQDVKDTQPQKKAEIPTVTLTIDGRPVTVPRGTTVLEAARQMGIHIPTFCWHPKLKPVGACRICYVEIEKFPKLMVSCATEATEGMIVHTDSDLVKQGRKAVLEFILLNHPLDCPTCDKGGECDLQNLTFRHGYDDSRFEFQKYRFTSGAEGSTFDDKRIGPEIILNRNRCILCFKCVRANKEAFGEYDLGAYERGYITEIDAAPGEQVDNPFSGNLVEICPVGALTNTDWRYKIRVWLTQTTPSICNFSATGANLLFYKEDHKNRIYRVTSRRNDGVDDGWLADITRYGYQIAHSEERLHTPLVRRDGKQVPASWEEALEVIRKRFGEITETKGRVCIGGLAAPHLDNAALYAFSKLFRTVLKSNNVDYRSDYRMLPSAADSPFNLLCRRPFRIADIDASDVIVTLGSDLLREHQLEYVRIRKACTFRGARYFSMTPYAVRSADIAEAELVYAVGMEEVLLTALGLAAVDMGLVDPSAGAVFRARVEPKTLAEACRLCGVAAETVKLAARALATAGRVTFFTGEIVTRSYARDAIGAAALNLDRLLGLHRRGQIAALARYANSAGAERLGVSPTPAPAVAKRLAELWGEFPEAEPGTTDRMMVQMRRDEIDGFFILGANPVMLYPDRQFALESLEKLDFLVAADLFETPTTELADVVLPLASWAEFTGDYVNLEGRVQRAERAIKPLHQAKPPLEIVRLVADKLGGKLFASEEQMQAEIDAVLAVDATAAPSGEFFEVKPAAEPASEEYPLPLFMGDDPHHSGHLTEKSVALANFCSEAYLEMSPELARRYGLDEGDPVRIESELGKVVAPARISDVLDSDVLLAPRNFASTPVNSLLTRKRRIDRVKISKVID comes from the coding sequence ATGGCTCAGGACGTCAAAGATACGCAGCCGCAGAAGAAGGCCGAGATCCCCACGGTCACGCTCACGATCGACGGGCGCCCGGTCACGGTCCCCCGGGGGACCACCGTGCTCGAAGCCGCCCGGCAGATGGGGATTCACATCCCCACGTTCTGCTGGCACCCCAAGCTGAAACCGGTGGGCGCCTGCCGCATCTGCTATGTCGAGATCGAGAAGTTCCCGAAACTGATGGTCTCCTGCGCGACCGAGGCGACCGAGGGAATGATCGTCCACACCGACTCCGACCTGGTCAAACAGGGACGGAAAGCGGTGCTGGAGTTCATCCTGCTCAATCACCCGCTCGACTGCCCGACCTGCGACAAGGGCGGCGAGTGCGATCTGCAGAACCTCACCTTCCGGCACGGCTACGACGACAGCCGCTTTGAGTTCCAGAAATACCGCTTCACCTCCGGCGCCGAGGGTTCGACGTTCGACGACAAGCGGATCGGACCGGAAATTATCCTCAATCGGAACCGCTGTATCCTCTGCTTCAAGTGTGTCCGCGCCAACAAGGAGGCGTTCGGGGAATACGACCTGGGCGCGTACGAGCGGGGCTACATCACCGAAATCGACGCCGCGCCGGGCGAACAGGTGGACAACCCCTTCTCGGGCAACCTCGTCGAGATCTGCCCGGTGGGCGCGCTGACCAACACCGACTGGCGCTACAAAATCCGCGTCTGGTTGACCCAGACGACGCCCTCGATCTGCAACTTCTCCGCCACCGGCGCCAACCTGCTGTTCTACAAGGAAGACCACAAGAACCGCATCTACCGGGTGACCTCGCGGCGGAACGACGGCGTGGACGACGGCTGGCTGGCCGACATCACCCGCTACGGCTACCAGATCGCGCACTCCGAAGAACGGCTGCACACACCGCTGGTGCGCAGGGACGGCAAGCAGGTGCCGGCGTCGTGGGAGGAAGCCCTCGAGGTCATCCGCAAACGGTTCGGCGAAATCACCGAGACCAAGGGGCGGGTGTGCATCGGCGGGCTGGCTGCGCCGCACCTCGACAACGCCGCCCTCTATGCGTTTTCGAAGCTCTTCCGCACCGTCCTCAAGTCGAACAATGTCGACTACCGCTCCGACTACCGCATGCTCCCCTCGGCCGCCGACAGCCCGTTCAACCTCCTCTGCCGGCGCCCCTTCCGCATCGCGGACATCGACGCGAGCGACGTCATCGTGACGCTCGGCTCCGACCTGCTCCGCGAGCACCAGCTCGAATACGTGCGTATTCGCAAGGCCTGCACTTTCCGCGGCGCCCGCTATTTCTCGATGACCCCCTACGCCGTGCGGTCGGCCGACATCGCCGAGGCCGAACTGGTCTACGCGGTCGGCATGGAAGAGGTGTTGCTCACGGCGCTCGGACTGGCGGCCGTGGACATGGGGCTGGTCGATCCCTCCGCCGGAGCCGTGTTCCGGGCGCGGGTGGAGCCGAAAACGCTCGCCGAGGCGTGCCGGCTGTGCGGGGTGGCGGCCGAGACCGTGAAACTGGCGGCGCGCGCCCTGGCCACCGCGGGCCGCGTCACCTTCTTCACCGGCGAAATCGTCACCCGGTCCTACGCCCGCGATGCGATCGGGGCGGCCGCCCTCAATCTCGACCGGCTCCTCGGCCTGCACCGGCGCGGCCAGATCGCCGCGCTTGCCCGGTACGCCAACTCCGCCGGCGCTGAACGGCTCGGCGTGTCTCCGACGCCGGCCCCGGCCGTGGCGAAAAGGCTCGCCGAGCTCTGGGGGGAATTCCCCGAGGCCGAGCCGGGCACCACCGACCGCATGATGGTCCAGATGCGGCGCGACGAAATCGACGGATTCTTCATCCTCGGCGCCAACCCGGTCATGCTCTACCCCGACCGGCAGTTCGCCCTCGAGTCCCTCGAGAAGCTCGATTTCCTCGTGGCGGCCGATCTATTCGAGACGCCCACGACCGAGCTGGCCGACGTTGTGCTGCCGCTGGCGAGCTGGGCCGAGTTCACCGGCGACTATGTCAATCTCGAGGGCCGGGTGCAGCGGGCGGAGCGGGCGATCAAGCCGCTCCACCAGGCGAAACCGCCCCTGGAGATCGTCCGGCTGGTCGCCGACAAGCTCGGCGGGAAGCTGTTTGCGAGCGAGGAGCAGATGCAGGCCGAGATCGACGCGGTGCTGGCGGTCGACGCCACGGCCGCACCCTCCGGCGAATTCTTCGAGGTCAAGCCGGCTGCGGAGCCGGCCTCCGAGGAGTACCCGCTACCGCTCTTCATGGGCGATGATCCCCACCACAGCGGCCACCTGACGGAGAAATCCGTCGCGCTGGCGAACTTCTGCAGCGAGGCCTACCTTGAAATGTCGCCGGAACTGGCCCGGCGGTACGGCCTCGACGAGGGCGACCCGGTGCGGATCGAATCGGAGCTCGGCAAGGTGGTCGCGCCCGCGCGGATTTCCGACGTTCTCGACAGCGATGTCCTGCTCGCGCCGCGCAACTTCGCCTCGACCCCGGTCAACAGCCTGCTGACGCGCAAACGGCGGATCGACCGCGTGAAAATCTCCAAGGTGATTGACTAG
- the nuoF gene encoding NADH-quinone oxidoreductase subunit NuoF produces the protein MFYSPVITNAAEAADNKKLHLFRYVEDPEQYKLAAYERHGGYRAWRKVLAGMKPDEVIEVVKKSGLRGRGGAGFPTGMKWGFIPKDSPKPRYLCCNADESEPGTCKDRVLMERDPHAIIEGMAIAAYAIGCHIMFIYIRGEFGHPIARMEAAMKEAYAAGHLGRNIHGSGYDLEMVVHTGGGAYICGEETALLNSLEGERGMSRIRPPFPAIEGLYACPTIVNNVESLAAVPHIIANGPEWYRSMGTEKSAGTKIFSLSGHVNRPGNYEVELGFPLKKLIFDPAYGGGLRDGRPLKGVIPGGSSTPFLTPDAVETVNLDYESLQAAGSMLGSGAVIVFNEDTCIVWLILRLIHFYRHESCGKCTPCREGTAWLEQVIRRIEQGQGKPGDLELIEDVCGNILGRTICPLGDAAVMPIQSAVKHWRDEWRYHIDNGRCLVKSEFAFK, from the coding sequence ATGTTCTATTCGCCGGTCATCACCAACGCGGCCGAAGCCGCCGACAACAAGAAGCTCCACTTGTTCCGGTACGTCGAGGATCCTGAGCAGTACAAGCTGGCGGCCTACGAGCGGCACGGCGGCTACCGGGCCTGGCGGAAAGTCCTCGCCGGCATGAAGCCGGACGAGGTGATCGAAGTGGTCAAGAAGTCCGGGCTGCGCGGGCGGGGCGGCGCCGGCTTCCCCACCGGCATGAAGTGGGGATTCATCCCCAAGGACTCCCCCAAACCGCGCTACCTCTGCTGCAACGCCGACGAGTCCGAGCCGGGCACCTGCAAGGACCGCGTGCTCATGGAGCGCGACCCCCACGCCATCATTGAAGGCATGGCGATCGCCGCCTACGCCATCGGCTGCCACATCATGTTCATCTATATCCGGGGGGAATTCGGCCACCCGATCGCGCGCATGGAAGCGGCGATGAAGGAGGCCTACGCGGCCGGCCACCTCGGCCGGAATATCCACGGCTCCGGCTACGACCTCGAGATGGTCGTGCATACGGGCGGCGGCGCCTACATCTGCGGCGAAGAAACCGCCCTGCTGAACTCGCTCGAAGGGGAGCGCGGCATGTCGCGCATCCGGCCGCCGTTCCCGGCCATCGAGGGGCTCTACGCCTGCCCGACCATCGTGAACAACGTCGAGTCGCTCGCCGCCGTCCCGCACATCATCGCCAACGGCCCGGAGTGGTACCGATCGATGGGGACCGAGAAGTCGGCCGGCACGAAGATTTTCTCGCTCTCGGGCCATGTCAACCGTCCCGGCAATTACGAGGTCGAGCTCGGATTTCCGCTGAAGAAACTGATTTTCGACCCGGCCTACGGAGGGGGCCTGCGGGACGGCCGGCCGCTCAAGGGCGTCATCCCCGGCGGTTCCTCGACGCCCTTCCTGACGCCCGACGCGGTGGAGACGGTGAACCTCGACTACGAATCGCTCCAGGCGGCCGGGTCCATGCTCGGCTCCGGCGCGGTCATCGTTTTCAACGAAGACACCTGCATCGTCTGGCTGATCCTCCGGCTGATCCATTTCTACCGCCACGAGTCCTGCGGCAAGTGCACGCCCTGCCGCGAGGGGACCGCCTGGCTCGAACAGGTGATCCGGCGGATCGAGCAGGGCCAGGGGAAACCGGGCGACCTCGAACTGATCGAAGACGTGTGCGGCAATATCCTCGGGCGGACGATTTGCCCGCTCGGCGACGCCGCGGTGATGCCGATTCAGTCGGCCGTCAAGCATTGGCGGGACGAGTGGCGCTACCACATCGACAACGGCCGGTGTCTGGTAAAATCGGAATTCGCATTCAAGTAG
- the nuoE gene encoding NADH-quinone oxidoreductase subunit NuoE — MILSDESVRKIKEKVPLYPRRKSSVLPALTIAYQQLGYVDDDIYREIARVIGVPYVEVAEAASFYTMFPKAPRGKYLIQVCHNLSCALLGADSLIAYLEKSLGIRKGETTPDKLFTLISVECLGSCATAPMMQINNDFYENLTPAKVDQILNDLRSQA; from the coding sequence ATGATTCTGTCGGACGAGTCAGTCAGAAAGATAAAGGAGAAAGTGCCCCTCTACCCGCGCCGGAAATCGTCCGTGCTCCCCGCGCTGACGATCGCCTACCAGCAGCTCGGGTACGTCGACGACGACATCTACCGGGAGATCGCCCGCGTCATCGGCGTGCCCTATGTCGAGGTGGCCGAGGCCGCGTCATTCTATACTATGTTTCCGAAAGCGCCGCGCGGGAAGTACCTGATCCAGGTGTGCCACAACCTCTCCTGCGCCCTGCTCGGCGCCGACTCGCTGATCGCCTACCTCGAGAAGAGCCTCGGGATCAGGAAAGGCGAGACGACGCCGGACAAGCTGTTCACGCTCATCTCGGTCGAGTGTCTCGGGTCGTGCGCAACCGCGCCCATGATGCAGATCAACAACGACTTCTATGAGAATCTGACGCCTGCGAAGGTCGATCAGATCCTGAATGATTTGAGGTCCCAGGCCTGA
- the nuoD gene encoding NADH dehydrogenase (quinone) subunit D yields the protein MAEARTVTINMGPQHPSTHGVLRVILELDGETVVKARPVVGYLHTGIEKTMESKLYYKALPCTDRMDYLAPMSNNLGYSLAVEKLLGIEVPEKVKWARVILAELTRINSHLVWLGTHALDLGAMSMLLYAFRERELILDVYEACGGQRMMTSYIRIGGLAHDLPKDFDRKVRDIIATLTARLEDYEGLLTRNEIFINRTKGVAVISAEDALNWSLSGPMLRGSGVARDLRKDEPYSGYENFDFQIALGHNGDAYDRYLLRMEEIRQSLRICRQGIDGLPEGPYRAHVPGVVLPPKEDVLYKMESMIFHFKIITEGFAAPLGSVYQAIESPKGELGFYVVGDGTTMPRRIRVRPPSLINLASLPRLVEGRLFSDVICAIGSIDIVLGEVDR from the coding sequence ATGGCGGAAGCCCGGACCGTGACCATCAACATGGGGCCGCAGCACCCCTCGACCCACGGCGTGCTGCGCGTCATCCTGGAGCTGGACGGGGAGACGGTTGTCAAGGCCCGGCCCGTGGTCGGATATCTCCACACCGGGATCGAGAAGACGATGGAGTCGAAGCTGTACTACAAGGCGCTCCCGTGCACCGACCGGATGGACTACCTCGCCCCGATGTCGAACAACCTCGGCTACAGCCTCGCGGTCGAAAAGCTCCTGGGGATCGAGGTCCCCGAGAAAGTCAAGTGGGCGCGCGTGATTCTGGCCGAACTCACGCGGATCAACTCGCACCTCGTCTGGCTGGGCACCCACGCCCTCGACCTCGGCGCCATGTCGATGCTCCTGTATGCCTTCCGCGAACGCGAGCTGATCCTCGACGTGTACGAGGCCTGCGGCGGCCAGCGCATGATGACCAGCTACATCCGCATCGGCGGCCTTGCCCACGACCTGCCCAAGGATTTCGACCGCAAAGTCCGCGATATCATCGCCACCCTCACGGCGCGCCTGGAGGACTACGAGGGCCTGCTCACCCGCAACGAGATCTTCATCAACCGCACCAAGGGGGTGGCGGTCATTTCGGCCGAGGACGCCCTCAACTGGTCGCTCTCGGGTCCGATGCTGCGCGGCAGCGGCGTCGCCCGCGACCTGCGCAAGGACGAGCCCTACTCCGGCTACGAGAATTTCGATTTCCAGATCGCCCTGGGGCATAACGGCGACGCCTACGACCGCTACCTGCTCCGCATGGAAGAAATCCGGCAGTCGCTCCGTATCTGCCGCCAGGGGATCGACGGCCTCCCCGAGGGTCCCTACCGGGCCCACGTCCCGGGCGTCGTGCTCCCGCCCAAGGAGGACGTCCTCTACAAGATGGAATCGATGATCTTTCACTTCAAGATCATCACCGAGGGTTTCGCGGCTCCCCTCGGCTCCGTGTACCAGGCAATCGAGTCGCCCAAGGGCGAGCTCGGCTTCTACGTGGTCGGCGACGGGACGACGATGCCCCGCCGGATCCGCGTCCGGCCGCCCTCGCTCATCAATCTCGCCAGCCTTCCCCGACTGGTCGAGGGCCGGCTGTTTTCCGATGTCATCTGCGCCATCGGCTCGATCGACATCGTGCTCGGAGAGGTGGACCGATGA